One genomic window of Spiroplasma endosymbiont of Diplazon laetatorius includes the following:
- the nusB gene encoding transcription antitermination factor NusB yields the protein MEQNISKLKNRRRKTIQILYRLFLLEENINKVKQEVLDGFQLETFEEELNNYIFDVLDNSSEYKEAISELLPETWNWSRLPRVIQAILINAVYEINKEITPKAVVINESIELTREYLPSFETAFVNGILDNIK from the coding sequence ATGGAACAAAATATTAGCAAATTAAAAAATAGAAGAAGAAAAACGATTCAAATCTTATATCGTCTTTTTTTATTGGAAGAAAACATTAACAAAGTTAAACAAGAAGTTTTAGACGGTTTTCAATTAGAAACTTTTGAAGAGGAATTAAATAATTATATTTTTGATGTTTTAGATAATTCATCAGAATATAAAGAAGCAATTTCTGAATTATTACCAGAAACATGAAATTGATCAAGATTACCTAGAGTAATTCAAGCAATTTTAATTAATGCAGTTTATGAAATCAATAAAGAAATAACACCAAAAGCTGTTGTTATAAATGAAAGTATAGAACTTACAAGAGAATACTTACCAAGTTTTGAAACAGCTTTTGTAAATGGAATATTAGATAACATTAAATAA